GGTTGTGCCGAAGctttcaacaaaataaaagaagaattacaggAATTAACACCActacaaatatttgaaaagttttttgATGACGATCTTTATAATCTTCTTCAAACAGAGACCATGAGATACGCCCAACAGAAAAACAAATATGACTTTTTTGTAACTTCGGAGGACCTCAAAATTTTTAtcgggtttttgattttttctggcTATCATGACTTACCAAGTGAAAGAGGCTATTGGTCTGAAAGAGAAGATTTGGGTGTTCCTCTAGTGAAAAATGCGTTTTCCAGAAACGCCTACAAAGAAATAGAATCTTGTCTTCACTTTGCTGACAATTTCCTTGCAAATGATAACAAAGACGATAAGTCATTCAAAATAGGGCCATTATTTGGggcaataaaaactaaatttcagcAATGGGGAGTTTTTCATACATTTCTATCGATTGATGAGAtgaatgtaaaatattttggacaccATGGCCTAAAGTAATTTATCAAAGAAAAGCCTATACGGTTTAGATACATTCTGGGCGCTTTGTAGTGATAATGGGTATTGCTACAACTTTGCTTTGTACTGGCAAGGATAATAAATCAACAGCAGAGCCCAAGATTCCTCTAGGGACAAGAGTCGTAACAAGTATGctggaaactgtaaaaaatcctgaaagacacattattttctttgacaACTTTTTTACGAGTTACAACCTCTTGTGTAGCCTAAAAGAAAAAGGCTTCCGAGCCACAGGAACCATAAGGGAAAATCGATCATCCAAGTGTCCCACCAAGTCATCCAAAGAACTCGAGAAGGAACCGAGAGGGGCCTATGACTGGCACTTTGACAGCAGCCAAAAAATTCTTGAAGTCTTGAATTGGTTGCTTGAAAAACATCACATATCAGTACGGGGCAAAAAATGGTATTGGTGCCTTTTTAGTCGAGTGATAGACATGTCGATCTTAAATAGCTCAATTCTCTATAACATGATCCATaccggaaaagaaaaaaaatccataaaagaCTTCAGGATGGATGTGACTTATTCATACCTAAAGATTGGTCATGGAAGAAGAGTAGTCTTTGATCTTCCCTTAAGTTTGTCAAATACGTCTCGGGGTAATATTACAGAAAACGTAAAATATGATGGCAAGAATCACTTGGTAGCCAAGAGAGAAAAGCAAAGGAGATGTCAATTTAACACATGCCAAAGTAAACCCCGCACATTTTGTTCGAAATGTAATGTCACAATTTGTGTACCttattgttttaacaattttcataaaaaaaaaattgttttttaattcatgtttcATAAACAcctctgattttttttatcagtacATTAGTTTTATCTTGtaatatatgaagtttttgtatttacttatttgtttttttttatatttcaatatgggattatatatattatataagccCAGCGTCCTCATATGAGGACGGCCTATTTTTTGACCCAATGATCAAaaaaatgacccaaaaaaacttttttgagcCAAAACAAACATGTTAACCAAAACTCaaatagaaattcaaaaaaaaaaagttgggccTTAATGGGTTAAAGGATCAAGAGTTAAATAATATCATTCAAAAAAAGGTCAAACATATTTTTCTAGTTAACAGCGGATGATTTCGTTTTCACGCCAAAATCTTCCTATAgcttaatttcaatttaatcagGATTTAAACAGTATTGATAACTTTTCCCAGGATCACAACTTAAAGTTAAATGCTTCCAAATCTTATACAATAATACTGGGTTGTGGCAAAAGTCCTTTTGAGGTTTCTCCCAATTTTCATGCACAGATTCGAAATGTTCAGCTACCAGACTACCTCTACAGTAGTCAATGAGGTCAAAAATCTGGGCATGTATTTTGACAGTAGAATTACATTTCAAActcatatcaaaaataaacttaaaattgcatatataCGCCTAAAAAAACCATATggtctaaaaaactatttaccatctaatattaaatattatttatgtaattcacTAGTTCTCTCTTTGCTCGATTACTGTGATGTTTTGTATTCTGGTTCCTTGACTGAAACAACTGCTTACTATATACAACAAAAACTCCAAAACTGCTGTATGCGTTTTGCATTcaaaataccatttaggaaTCATATTACTCCctatttaattaacaattttattttgaatatgaaaaatcgtagaaaatgcATTATGTACccctttatttataacattttaaaaactggagagcctctattttatttattgattaaatatatgatttttaaaacaaaaacagcaatggaatgcttaatttaatttgaaataaatacaattacggttttaaaaaccatgaaaatggctgtatacatttttttataggacttTGGTATCCGCTCGTCTCCatctaaaatttctttacaaGTAGCATTTGTTTACATCCCACGTTTTCCTTTGCACCCCTTGCGCGTCTACCTACCTCCCTCTGGTATTTcttttactgttaaaaaaaataacaaaaaaaattaatttgtattaagaaAGGTACTTATATTGGCCAGGTTAAtacttattattcttttttaaaaaaagggctTTGCTACACAGGTTTGCAACTAACGGTTtcataatggtttatttattgtaaattaataattatgtttgttatttttttgataaataaatttattttgaatttcaacATAGGAAGCGCCAGTGGGATCTATTCTGGATTGTCTGAAGCGGGCACTAGAATGGCAACAAGAAATTTACTTTCACGAACACTACAGGTGTTATTGTAAGAAACCCAAGACTCTGGTTTTCTAGATAGCATACGTCAGTGAACTTTTAGATATATCCCAACAATATtacattacataaaaaacatactaAATAATAACAAGTTAGAGCATATTTTTAGCAAGTGATTTTTCGTTCTATTAGTTGTTGATTTATTatagcatttatatttttcagtgaTAATGCATCTACCCTTTAAGAAAAtctattaactttttaaaattaaaaagcaatttaattttttttaaatattgtctacATAAACACTTACTGTCTGTGGGGTGTGACTCGTATACATAAATTACCTTATCTACCTGTTACCTTGCCCTTGGTTTAGGTTTGTCTTCGTTTAAACAACGACTTTAAATTGTCTCAAGTACTGAAGACCTGTGAGGCACGAACgaccctattttttttataaaataaaattaaaaatattgaattcacTACACTGGGGGAAATCTCTAttagtcataaaaaaaatctaatagcgGCAAATCTGCATCGCAAATCTGCATTAGTGCAGTTAACGTTTTGCGGTAAATAGAGTCGTTTTGCTAAGGCGGACTTATATTTTGTCAATAATATAAGTCGGATAGGGACAACAAGTTGGTATAGCTAAAGGAAATAGACTGATACTctagtaattaataaatatatattaatggtAAATAGACACCTATTTGTGGTTACTAGTTCTACTTGCTTCCACAAAAATACCGATTGAgaacaaataaataatctacttctttaattttactttaattaccttgataacggtagtagatataactaccgaaacgttggttcaaattaggtatttttaaaaaaagtaggtcttcttgttgtattttatcgttttttaattataatattcataacaaagttaggtaggatattgaaaagaagaaacgagctcagagattaataaattgaatctcagctcctaggtatataaaaaaaaatctattatacctcaagtaaattattgtatttaaaacttattgaacttaaattaaattaagtatatcgaacggtatcgttacagatttaagttcatatttcttttaaatacgtgaataagactattttcttcttcttttcaataattgttgagcgtgtgagataaaaatttctaaattgatttttgctataagtgacgtaatacccaatataataagtaactctcCATAGATACTGCTATCCAGTTAGAGAAAAgttgtaataatatataacagaTTCTTAAATCTTTCAAATCCCAATAAATATTTAGTGTAGGTATAATTCATTACACACACTAAAATGTCAAATACAGTTAAAGATGTTGGGAAAAAAGAACTGAGTGAAGGGGGAATTTGAATTATTACCCATCATTTTTTTAGAGGGAGAAAACCTTCTGTTTTCTGTCTTTTAGGCACTGGTTTTGTTTAGCGCGTTGAAACAATTAAACCACAAACTTCTTCTGTACtacaaatttatttgcataaaccagcaaacaatttgactactttttctaataatgcttaaatgtcttttattatcaCTTGACAACTCTATTCGAATTGGCGGCAGGTTTGACGCAGTTTTGCTTGGTTGATGTTTTGcgttaaaatctattttaaatgagAACTGAAAATATATACCATGTGAGATAATTTCGAACAATGAGATTTTGCTGGCATTTACTAAGCATTAAGCATGGTGCCTCAGGATAAACTGTGGCGATAAATTTATATGATTTGGATATGCGACTTCCTATACCTATTATGAAGTGTAATATTGAATTTACGAATTTACTTACCCTCAAAAGCGGTAATGCACCCATCTAGTGCCCActccttaaataaattttggtaCTGCGTGAATAGTACAGTAAGCCCCACAGCACCAACAGGAATCGCAGAGACGGCAGAACCATAGAAAAGGGATAGCTAGGATAAAAGATAAGAACATACTAGGATAAAAGGATAACTGGACACACAGCACACGAACGTCTAAACACGGACTGAAAAAAGGCCGCGCGCGGTAAATCTAAcgataaacaaaatgttttaaataattttaataagccAATTAAATTAGGAAATAATATCTTGGAAATTAAAACAGCTACGAATAATTTAGGCCTTTATATGAATCATGAACTTCACTACAATGagcatatttcaatttaaaattactttaccaACAACGGCATATTTTCaatagaaaacttaaaattcttttatacgactccttaatattataatatttaaactaCTGTGATATTGTTTACGGACCCTGTATAACTGCGGCTGTATCGAGTCGAATatagaaattacaaaattcatGTATTCGTTTAATATATGGTATTGGCAAATATGAACATATTAGTCAGGCTTTCAATCAATCAGGATGGTTGTCCATGGGTGAGAGAAGATATTTACATATGGTGTGTTTATATCACAATGTCTTATTACTTAAATCTCTGccatacttatataataaaattcgaTTTCGAACTGATATCCATAATATAAACATAAGGTTTAAGGGTAAGCTAACAATTCCAGTGCGTTTTACTTCCATGTTCGAACGATCCTTTTCATATCTTATTGCGAAACATCTAAATGATTTTCCTACAGTTGTACTTGCTGCCTCcagttaatttcaaaaaatatataattagcAAGTTACGGGCAAGGTGTATCGACATTTCAGAGAGTTTATAAATAGCAATCTTCTTCTTCCTTTTTATTGTATActtaagaattataaattgatataattatgaaaactaAGTAAATCAAAGgatttttagtatttacttttgtagtctaaaattTAGGTATTAGAGTTTAGTTGAACAGTTGTTAGATTTATAATCTGACAAACTGAACCTCGCCTTTTTGAATAttcactttaattttaatttgtcaatCTGAAATGTGAATGTACAAGTAAagtcatattatttattgaagtATGATGGTTCAGGATAAACTTAATACTCTTGCCATGTTGTCAATTGAAGAAAAACTTATAATTCGTATATTTGAATTAATAcagctaaaaaaaattcctattgaTTTGATGacaatgaacttttttttaagatctgTCCTACAAATTAGATGAAAAACCTAATAAGATGTATGGCAAAATTAAAGCCTATTAGAAAATTCCGTTCCAACTTTGTATTTTGTGTTTGATAGTGCAAATAATTCTTAGTTGTATAAGTATATTACAAAAAAGACATTTAACGAATGACAACCATTTCATAAGCTGACCTCAGAAGCTTTGAAAATGTAATGAGAATTAATAAGGACGTGATTCAGGAGAGCAAAGACCAATGCTGTTATACTTTTAgcgttaattaattttattccctttgttttattatattaaaattttaattacttgtaTGTAAATGTTATAATGTCTTATAGCATATTCAGATAAGAAATTTCTATggaaagtattattattatggtcactctccccaaaaaaaaatcaacattctaaataataaatttggtatatttcagttttattacAACACTAATTAAGTGAAACGTTAAGAGTTTCCTATTTACagaaatatacataaatatgaACAAAAGGCTGATTAACAAATGATCTACACTTTCTTTGTTACttccaatacatttttttaaaataattttcaggaGAAGATTATTAAGGATTATTTAATAATCTTTCCCTATATTTTcactctaataaataaaaatcatttaagcaCACAGTTAGTCTTAATATTATATCTAATATTACAATGTTACTGGGTATAATTATGTTACACATTGTATTGTGCCAAATTacacaatatttattaacaaagaaTTTACTTAATAACAAAGGTTTGTGCTTTtagaatacaaaaaaagaaacaaaagcatcaaaaataaaagtaaattcttCAATAAATAAGTCATGAGAGATTGCTTGTTACTATACAATGATTCATCATTAATATTCAACACAATTTGGCATATTTGACTGGGTACGATCCGGGACAATTTTGCATTAAAACATCctaatttactttaataaaaccGATAAAGCAGTTATTTATATGCAAGCTCCCAACAGTATTTATTCCCATCAGTTCCACCATCTGCAGTAATTTTCTTCTTAatgtaattttcaatttttatagctaatttttattttataagataagtgtgttaaatttagatttttttcagatTTGTTGGCATCGAACTAAAAATTCACACAAATTAACAcccttaatataataaattaaaccaatttttgtCATCTTATGACACCcctaaattaaatacaatatctAATCCCATAACACAATAGTGTAATAAacacttttgattttttcacaTTATTACACTTTTCATAATGAGAGAGTTTCTAAAACtccaagaaaatattatattggaTATTTCAAATCATATAAATGCTTTTTTCACAACTCTTACCAATTGACTAAATTTCTGAACTGACACAACAGTATTATCAGAATAAATACGCCAAAGCACAAGATGTAAATACCCAAACAATACGATCGTTTTAGGTGTTTCCTGAATAAGCCGTTTAGTTTTCCATACCCCTACCTTAACCATAATTTAAGTCGTAGGGCGTCCACTCCGTTTAAATAATAACGGAACAGACGCTTGTCCCTGACAAAACCTAGTTTCTCATAGAGCTTTAGGGCTGGTTTATTAGTCACTTCTGTTTCTAAGACAAcctaaaaagtcaatatttaaatttatgttgaGATATAAAGAATAAAGTGGGCACCTCATCTGCATCTCCATTGGTCATTTCATGAATAGCCATTTGAACTAAAGTAGATCCGATGTTCATATTTCTGTACTTTTGGTCAACAGCTAACATTGCTATATATCCTCTCCGTATCACTTTACGGTGGAGATCTAACTTACATACAATTGCACCTACACATTGGCCCTCACACATTGCCTagaaaaaagtgcattttttaataaaataatagaagtTGTAGCAAAAGATATggagattttaaaaaaccttcTTCATTACCTATAAAATTCCATGTCGttcaaataacatttaaatatttctaatggtTTATCCTAATGAATGATATTATGTGTTTGATAACTATTAGAGAATCTTGAAAATTGGCATAAGAGCAATGTAATGAGTAATATTTATTCTAGAGATTTTAATTtgccttattttaataattgtaattataCAGATTGTGATAAAAATGTCCTGATGCAGCAAtttattaatatgtataatctatgccaagtaaataatattcctaattttATGAACAGATCTTTAGATCTTTCACTAACTAATATGGAAAAATGCACAGTATCGAGACCAAGTGACCCTTTATTACATGAAGATGCTTACCACCCTTAATTTAACtcttaatttacaatttaatttgaggattgtacaaaataaaacaattaataagaagaCTTATACATACAACTATGCAAAAGGTAACTTCTTTACTCTTTATAGATCACTTTCTGATTGCGACTGGTCTATGGCCCAATATTTTGAGTCTGTGTATAGCACAGCTGGCTGTTCCGATCatcacataaataatatagaatgGGGTacatttgttttcaaaaaaatttatgagaGTGATGTAATAAATGCTATTAAGAaacttaaacctaaaaaatctaCCGGCCCAGATGAAATTCCTTCTTAAATATATCTATAAAGGTTGTGCTGAGCTTTTAACAAAACCCCTAGTGTATCTTTTCAACATGTCAATTGAACAGGAATcctttccagatattttaaagttatcaaTGATCTCACCAATTTATAAAAAGACAAGAAAAATGATATATCAAACTATAGGCCTATTCATCTCTTAAATtgtttatctaaaatttttgaaaatattctctatgataatttatatgaacatgttaaacataaaattaacaagTGTCAGCATGGTTTTGTTAATGATAAATCCACAGTGACAAATCTGTGTATCCTCTCAGAATAAATCTCTAAGGCAATTGAGTCTAAGGAGCAGTTAGATGTGCTATACACCGATTGTGAGAAGGTATTTGACAAGGTAGATCACTGTgtgcttttaaataaattggttggctttggtttttctaaaaaagcttttcttttaaaaaatcttatttatctGGGAGAAATAACGTGGTTAAGATTGGTAATTGTCTATCAGATCAATATATGTCAACCTCAGGTGTTCCCCAGGGTAGCAAGCTTGGTCCCTtgctttttgttctttttattaatgacctgCCTGATTGTGTCTCCTCATCTGTAAGTTTGATACTATTTAAAACTATTGCTGTCAAGGAAGAtgctgtaaaatttaaaaatgacctaTGTTCTGTGGTTGATAGGTTCAAGATTAATAAGATGTCTCTTAATGTTCAATAATGTGCTGTGGTCACTTTCACTCGTAAAGTTAACTATCTTCTTGAAGACTACTATATTGATAATACCAAAATTGttagaaaaaactttattagagATTTGGGAGTAACTTTTCAGACcaatatgaaatttaattgtCACTATAGTGAAATAGTTAATAAGGCTTACCGTTCTTTGGGTTTTGTAACAAGAAACagtaaacattttaaggtcAGCACTATCATTAGACTTTATAATGTCTTAAGCCACATATGGAGTATGCCTCTACTATCTGGTCACCTGAAGCATCATCACATTCAGACATGATTGAGAAGGTacagaaaagatttttaagatttctgtATGTCTGAAAAAACAAAGAATACCCATATACATACAGGAcaatgttaaaaacattttacttcCAGATGCTCTGTACCAGAAGGCAGAATCGGGcagtcatttttatatatttcattgtaaataatgttaaatagtTGAGCTGTGATCTAATTGAATACATTTCTTTTAAGTTACCAAAGACTAGATTAAGAATAACTAATAAAgagcttttttatataaataattttaatactactTCTCCAATCAATAATATGTTAAGGATttgtaatctttttttttcttctcttaggTTTAGTGTTATTgttgtgaaattattttattatgttttttgtttgttttttttttctcctgtTTGTTTAGATGTAGGCTTTACATGTAATTACTATTACCCGATTTATAgtgtttgtaaagttttttgaataaatataaatataaatttaaaagctgatcatttaaattcattttactGTACTAAAACAGATGACGTCTCAAAAAGTATACCACAAGCTGAAAATATTTGTCACTTGTTGGGTGTATTAGCATCTTTCTTTCTTGCTCCCACTAACGTTTTAGAAATGAGGgagattatttttaagataatcaATTCATACATTTTCAGGCTCTTCCTACAGAGGTATTGGAGAGTAGCTGCGATAAATACCGCTTTTACTGCATTTCCTTCAAGCTTGAAAAAACTTATCATTATCCGTCTTCAACAATGTTCGAGATCCAAATTCCTATCAACTTTTCTTCAATTTTCGCTTCTGCCTAAGGGTTATTTCTTAACTGACATGATATTTTGAGTAGATTTTGGCAGGATGCAGGACCGCATAGGTTAAGTGCTTGTGATGCTGCTGTGTTTTGTGATTGAAAACTTTCGACTGTGTTTCTCAAAGTA
The genomic region above belongs to Anthonomus grandis grandis chromosome 6, icAntGran1.3, whole genome shotgun sequence and contains:
- the LOC126737604 gene encoding piggyBac transposable element-derived protein 2-like; its protein translation is MNRHSFKNLDDAVEYLYSNQIDADIALLPPEVDQLTDVDDIDDGHLRAVDVQDVPGVVEIQVEEQNDWESEDDLPLSNFIKRKKVACSTKSWTLKWTKEEPIYENIKEEGCAEAFNKIKEELQELTPLQIFEKFFDDDLYNLLQTETMRYAQQKNKYDFFVTSEDLKIFIGFLIFSGYHDLPSERGYWSEREDLGVPLVKNAFSRNAYKEIESCLHFADNFLANDNKDDKSFKIGPLFGAIKTKFQQWGVFHTFLSIDEMNVKYFGHHGLK